A genomic region of Enterococcus sp. 12C11_DIV0727 contains the following coding sequences:
- a CDS encoding sigma-70 family RNA polymerase sigma factor, translating to MDEAILIFEKFNILLYSIAYQICHSKEEAEDILQEVQLKWLEQDFTLIKNPKAFLSKLVVNRSINYLNSAQVQRVDYYGPWIPEPEIEYSEDPLIGKEKITYALLVILEQLTPQERVVFLMKEVFTYSHKEIGELLDITDENSRKLLSRAKNAVKDNDISVDNTSQAENQKFIDLFNFSIESGDLAPLLGYLTTEAKMSIDGGQKRRAPLRTLIKATRILTFLKGVMPHDFFGDERVIGEIYQQPCLFIKEQNQLKSILFLGLNQEKTKIQHIFIINNPDKLKNIL from the coding sequence ATGGATGAAGCTATTTTGATTTTTGAAAAATTCAACATTTTACTCTATTCAATTGCTTATCAAATCTGTCACTCGAAAGAAGAAGCAGAAGATATTTTACAAGAAGTTCAGTTGAAGTGGTTGGAACAGGATTTTACGTTGATAAAAAATCCTAAAGCTTTTTTATCCAAGCTAGTTGTTAATCGCTCAATCAATTACCTGAATTCTGCCCAAGTTCAGCGTGTGGATTATTACGGACCATGGATTCCGGAACCAGAAATAGAATATTCAGAAGATCCTTTGATTGGCAAAGAAAAAATCACCTACGCTTTATTAGTTATTTTAGAACAATTGACTCCGCAAGAACGTGTGGTTTTTCTGATGAAAGAAGTGTTTACCTATTCTCATAAGGAAATTGGAGAATTGTTGGATATTACAGATGAAAATAGTCGCAAGCTATTAAGTCGAGCTAAGAATGCAGTTAAGGATAACGATATTTCTGTGGACAATACCAGCCAAGCTGAAAACCAAAAATTTATTGATCTGTTCAACTTCAGTATCGAAAGTGGGGATTTAGCACCGTTGTTGGGTTATTTAACCACTGAAGCGAAAATGTCGATTGATGGTGGGCAAAAACGTCGTGCACCACTAAGAACTTTGATCAAAGCAACTCGGATCCTTACTTTTTTAAAAGGTGTTATGCCACACGATTTTTTTGGTGATGAACGTGTTATCGGTGAGATTTATCAACAACCTTGTCTCTTTATTAAAGAGCAAAACCAATTGAAAAGTATCTTATTTTTAGGACTAAACCAAGAAAAAACGAAGATCCAGCATATTTTTATTATTAACAATCCTGATAAGTTGAAAAATATTTTATAA
- the rbsK gene encoding ribokinase has protein sequence MKKVIVLGSINMDMVMETDRLPKVGETLLGETIDYYVGGKGANQAVAASRVGAEVSLIGKIGDDTFGSKVYKHLEKEHIDVNAVTVEKNIFTGVASIFKLKEDNAIVVLPGANMLLTDVTNELNKKVNEQDVLLTQLEIPITTVQNGLKYAKDKGAITILNPAPYNEKVVEMLPFVDIITPNETEFEGLLGHSIAHANQFEQEMLNWSQANHTQLIVTRGGAGISYTTESNVVTIPAEKVAIVDTTGAGDTFNGILAACLAKGMAIPEAIKLSGKGATLSITKLGAQTGMPTLAEIEAF, from the coding sequence ATGAAAAAAGTTATAGTTTTAGGCAGTATCAATATGGATATGGTCATGGAAACAGATCGGTTACCAAAGGTTGGAGAAACACTGCTAGGAGAGACCATTGATTATTATGTTGGTGGCAAAGGCGCTAATCAAGCAGTTGCAGCTTCCAGAGTAGGAGCTGAGGTTTCCTTGATTGGGAAAATCGGTGACGATACATTTGGTTCAAAGGTGTACAAGCACTTAGAAAAAGAGCACATCGATGTGAATGCAGTAACGGTTGAAAAAAACATATTTACAGGCGTAGCATCGATTTTCAAGTTAAAAGAAGACAATGCAATTGTTGTTTTGCCAGGTGCTAATATGCTTTTGACTGATGTCACGAATGAATTAAACAAAAAAGTAAATGAGCAAGATGTCCTTTTAACACAGTTGGAAATTCCAATAACGACTGTGCAAAATGGTTTGAAGTATGCCAAAGACAAAGGAGCAATCACGATTTTAAATCCTGCTCCGTATAATGAAAAAGTTGTTGAAATGCTACCGTTTGTGGATATTATTACGCCAAATGAAACAGAATTTGAAGGTTTATTAGGACATTCGATCGCGCATGCTAATCAATTTGAACAGGAAATGTTGAACTGGTCACAAGCGAATCATACACAACTGATTGTCACTCGTGGCGGTGCTGGAATTTCCTATACAACTGAGAGTAACGTTGTGACTATTCCAGCAGAAAAAGTTGCGATTGTGGATACAACGGGGGCTGGGGATACTTTTAATGGGATTTTAGCTGCCTGTCTAGCCAAAGGTATGGCAATTCCAGAGGCAATTAAACTCTCTGGCAAAGGTGCCACTCTCTCAATCACTAAATTGGGCGCCCAAACTGGAATGCCGACATTAGCTGAAATTGAAGCATTTTAA
- a CDS encoding GNAT family N-acetyltransferase, with the protein MKIMLAEAIDYLEINDLYEAAKQYMHQTEVYQWTNDYPNEQIVQQDIAAQCLYKLVDDGQIVAVATVDILDQDTYILRRIATDPNYLSNGYASNLLNDIINSIKEKNGKHIYSSTNHSNLNMQPFFRKHGFEKISAYTEVEREHLGSFYKYLKKI; encoded by the coding sequence ATGAAAATAATGTTAGCTGAAGCAATCGACTATCTAGAAATCAATGATTTGTATGAAGCGGCAAAACAATATATGCATCAAACAGAGGTTTACCAGTGGACGAACGATTATCCTAATGAACAAATCGTTCAACAGGATATCGCTGCGCAATGTTTGTATAAACTAGTTGATGATGGTCAGATAGTGGCGGTGGCTACCGTAGATATTTTGGATCAAGATACCTATATTTTAAGACGTATTGCCACCGATCCTAACTATTTATCTAATGGTTATGCATCAAACTTACTGAATGATATAATAAATAGTATAAAAGAAAAAAATGGGAAACATATTTATTCAAGTACAAATCACTCCAATCTCAACATGCAGCCTTTTTTTAGAAAGCATGGTTTTGAAAAAATTTCAGCATACACTGAAGTTGAAAGAGAGCATCTGGGTTCTTTCTATAAGTATTTGAAGAAAATATAA
- the dcuC gene encoding C4-dicarboxylate transporter DcuC: MIESLLVLVVLALVAYLIIKNYHPALSLISGALILLLFAVLLGHPLYPAGEGTGLAFFDIFLKFKDTIIAQVSSAGIVIMILFGYSGYMNVIGANQVAVNILVKPLQKIKSKALFVPLVFLVGNLMSLVVPSASSLAIILMAILYPMLASMGISSLTAAGVIAMTATIMPTPLGADNVIAAQTLDYDLLTYVAWNAKISIPTLLIMAVAHYFWQKYCDKKEGASAFVAIENDGLAEQEESDTPKIYALLPLLPLILILVVGITSMFVKGIQMDIFVLTFISFFIAVAFETIRHRSYKSIQDSAAEMFKGMGQGFSQVVMLVVGGSLFTTAVQSLGIIDNLMASVESSASAGLVTTLIFSGATTLFGILSGGGLAMFYAVIELIPDIAAKAGIDGILISLPMQMIANLARTISPVAAVVMIVASTVGVSPVRILKRTSVPTIIGIISVIVLSILLLPY, encoded by the coding sequence ATGATTGAGTCACTATTAGTATTAGTTGTTTTAGCTCTTGTTGCCTATTTGATTATCAAAAACTATCATCCTGCTTTGAGTTTAATCAGTGGAGCATTGATTTTGTTATTGTTTGCTGTTTTATTAGGTCATCCATTGTATCCAGCGGGTGAAGGAACTGGTTTAGCCTTCTTTGATATCTTTTTAAAATTTAAAGATACGATCATTGCTCAAGTTAGCTCAGCCGGAATCGTGATCATGATTTTATTTGGTTACTCTGGTTATATGAACGTGATCGGAGCCAATCAAGTGGCGGTCAATATTTTAGTGAAGCCGCTACAAAAAATCAAATCAAAAGCGTTGTTTGTTCCTCTTGTATTTTTAGTTGGTAATTTAATGTCCTTAGTAGTACCAAGCGCATCTAGTTTAGCGATTATTTTGATGGCGATATTGTATCCAATGTTAGCTAGTATGGGGATTTCCTCATTGACTGCTGCAGGTGTAATCGCAATGACAGCAACAATCATGCCGACACCACTTGGAGCAGATAATGTGATTGCAGCACAAACACTGGATTATGATTTATTGACCTACGTTGCTTGGAATGCAAAAATTTCAATTCCTACGTTATTGATTATGGCTGTTGCTCATTATTTCTGGCAAAAATATTGTGATAAAAAAGAGGGAGCTTCAGCTTTTGTTGCAATCGAAAATGATGGACTAGCTGAACAAGAAGAGTCTGATACACCGAAAATTTATGCGTTGTTACCATTACTACCACTGATTTTAATTTTAGTCGTTGGAATCACAAGTATGTTTGTTAAAGGGATTCAAATGGATATTTTTGTTTTGACATTCATTTCGTTTTTCATTGCCGTTGCGTTTGAAACGATTAGACATCGTTCTTATAAGAGCATTCAAGATTCTGCTGCGGAAATGTTTAAAGGGATGGGACAAGGGTTTAGTCAAGTTGTTATGTTAGTGGTTGGTGGTTCATTATTTACAACTGCTGTGCAGTCTTTAGGAATTATTGACAATTTGATGGCATCGGTGGAATCATCAGCTTCCGCTGGCTTGGTCACAACATTGATCTTTAGCGGTGCCACTACGTTGTTTGGTATTTTAAGCGGTGGCGGTTTAGCGATGTTTTATGCAGTAATCGAATTGATTCCTGATATTGCAGCTAAAGCGGGAATTGACGGAATTTTGATTTCTTTACCAATGCAAATGATTGCAAACTTAGCAAGAACAATTTCACCGGTAGCAGCAGTTGTGATGATCGTCGCTTCAACTGTTGGAGTAAGTCCAGTTCGTATTTTAAAAAGGACTAGTGTGCCTACCATTATCGGCATCATTTCTGTGATTGTATTATCGATTCTGTTACTACCGTATTAA
- the rihC gene encoding ribonucleoside hydrolase RihC, whose protein sequence is MVKEKRPIIIDTDPGIDDAVALSIALNHPELDVKLLTTVAGNVNVHKTTENTLKLVTFFGKQVPVAKGCDKPLLIQLEDSAEIHGESGMDGYDFPQATVNALDIHAVEAMRECILSSAEPITLVPIAALTNIALLLSMYPETKQSIKEIVMMGGSLSRGNTNTSAEFNTYVDPHAAQIVFQSDIPIVMVGLDVTSTAVLTKNETEKIKEFGKVGNMFYSLFQHYRGGSLQTGLKMHDVCAIAYLTDPTLFTVQETFVEIALEGPAAGATVADLKMKYHDTTNATVCLDIDIPAFQKWVVSNLEKIN, encoded by the coding sequence ATGGTGAAAGAAAAACGACCAATCATTATTGACACAGACCCAGGAATAGACGACGCAGTAGCGTTATCAATCGCTCTTAATCACCCAGAATTAGACGTTAAGTTGCTTACAACCGTTGCTGGAAATGTAAACGTACACAAAACAACTGAGAACACATTGAAATTAGTAACATTTTTTGGAAAACAAGTGCCTGTTGCTAAAGGGTGTGATAAACCCTTGTTGATTCAACTTGAAGATTCTGCTGAAATTCATGGTGAAAGTGGGATGGATGGCTATGATTTCCCACAAGCTACAGTAAATGCGCTTGATATCCATGCAGTAGAGGCCATGAGAGAATGCATTCTTTCTAGTGCAGAACCGATCACGTTGGTTCCTATCGCAGCTTTAACCAATATCGCATTACTACTAAGTATGTATCCAGAAACGAAACAAAGTATCAAAGAAATCGTTATGATGGGCGGTTCATTATCTAGAGGAAATACCAATACAAGTGCAGAATTTAACACATACGTAGATCCCCATGCTGCTCAAATCGTTTTTCAATCAGATATCCCGATCGTGATGGTTGGTCTAGACGTTACAAGTACAGCAGTGTTAACAAAAAATGAAACTGAAAAAATCAAAGAATTTGGCAAAGTTGGCAATATGTTTTACTCACTGTTCCAGCATTATCGCGGTGGGAGTTTACAGACAGGATTAAAAATGCACGACGTTTGCGCCATTGCCTATTTAACTGATCCTACCTTATTTACTGTTCAAGAAACCTTTGTTGAAATCGCTTTAGAAGGTCCAGCCGCTGGTGCTACAGTTGCCGACTTGAAAATGAAATATCATGATACAACAAATGCAACAGTCTGTTTAGATATTGACATTCCAGCATTTCAAAAATGGGTTGTTTCAAATTTAGAAAAAATAAATTAA
- a CDS encoding LacI family DNA-binding transcriptional regulator, giving the protein MKVRMKDIAKMANVSEAAVSLVLNDKPSRISEKKKQEIKTIAKELNYVPNIAAQSLAKNASQTIGVVIPDIENPFFSKLCKQLEEQFRALGYLTIIVNSNDDFAVEKNLIQMLLNRGVDGLIIALSNESFSSKEEQERFLKEIDAPFILVDRHVSFTGINQVYFDSLAGGKLATEYLLENGHQNIAFMTGDFKVPSTLDRIEGYREALQSYGLEVREEYIIETGYRFKYGMEKAQELFLLSDVTAVLTANDMVAFGVLKQALVSGKAIPEDLSIIGYDRLEMADILGLSLATVEQNIFALTEQAVTLLKERLTKHKKRTETIILKPSLFKGESVKKIK; this is encoded by the coding sequence ATGAAAGTTAGAATGAAAGATATTGCAAAAATGGCGAATGTATCTGAAGCTGCGGTTTCTTTAGTTTTAAATGATAAGCCTTCTAGAATTTCTGAAAAAAAGAAACAAGAAATCAAAACAATTGCTAAGGAATTGAACTATGTTCCGAATATAGCTGCGCAAAGTCTAGCAAAAAATGCTTCTCAAACCATAGGCGTTGTTATTCCAGATATTGAAAATCCGTTCTTTTCTAAGCTATGTAAACAATTAGAAGAACAATTTAGAGCATTGGGTTATTTAACGATTATCGTCAATTCAAATGATGATTTTGCCGTAGAAAAAAATTTGATACAAATGTTGTTAAATCGCGGCGTTGACGGATTGATCATTGCTTTATCAAATGAGTCTTTTTCATCCAAAGAGGAACAAGAACGATTCTTGAAAGAGATCGATGCGCCATTTATTTTAGTAGATAGGCATGTCTCTTTCACTGGGATCAATCAAGTTTATTTTGACAGCCTAGCAGGCGGTAAGCTTGCAACGGAATATCTTCTTGAAAATGGTCATCAAAATATTGCCTTTATGACAGGAGATTTTAAAGTTCCCAGTACACTTGATCGTATTGAAGGCTATCGAGAAGCACTCCAAAGTTATGGTTTAGAAGTGAGGGAAGAGTATATTATTGAAACAGGCTATCGCTTTAAATATGGTATGGAAAAAGCCCAAGAACTGTTTTTATTGTCAGATGTGACGGCTGTGCTTACAGCTAATGATATGGTTGCCTTTGGTGTATTGAAGCAAGCCTTAGTCAGTGGTAAAGCAATCCCAGAAGATCTTTCGATCATTGGCTATGACCGCTTAGAAATGGCAGATATTTTAGGCCTTTCCTTAGCAACAGTAGAGCAAAATATCTTTGCGTTAACAGAACAAGCAGTTACTCTATTGAAAGAGCGGCTGACAAAACACAAGAAAAGAACTGAGACGATTATTTTGAAACCAAGCCTATTTAAAGGTGAAAGTGTTAAAAAAATAAAATAG
- a CDS encoding alpha/beta fold hydrolase, whose amino-acid sequence MKKKQHYLFVIVCLLLVFVGCTDKKAAQNENQQDHKNSTTSETLQKTAVPTLFIHGYSGGNNSFGRMIKRIEKNDRTKKELVLTVSAKGSIQAKGKLTGKKDNPSIQVLFEDNKNNEWNQAEWIKNCLSYLRETYKVTQVNLVGHSMGGASSLRFLSTYGDDPSLPKINKFVGIAAPFNNFVELSNGETLEAVITNGPAIQSERYADYVSGIDKVPVAMDVLIIAGDVQDGSLSDEAVPVADALSVVSLFKAHGNQVEEKIFYGKSAQHSQLHENTEVDQLVTDFLWN is encoded by the coding sequence ATGAAGAAAAAGCAGCATTATTTATTCGTAATTGTCTGTCTCTTGCTAGTGTTTGTTGGCTGTACTGATAAAAAAGCAGCTCAAAATGAAAATCAACAAGATCATAAAAATTCAACAACAAGTGAAACCCTTCAAAAAACAGCTGTTCCAACATTATTTATTCATGGATATAGCGGTGGTAATAATTCCTTTGGCCGTATGATCAAACGGATAGAAAAGAATGATCGTACGAAAAAGGAGCTGGTCTTGACTGTTAGTGCTAAAGGTTCCATTCAAGCAAAAGGGAAACTAACGGGTAAAAAAGATAATCCCAGCATTCAAGTTCTGTTTGAAGACAATAAAAATAATGAATGGAATCAGGCTGAGTGGATCAAAAATTGTTTAAGCTATCTTCGGGAGACTTATAAGGTAACGCAAGTCAATCTTGTGGGACATTCTATGGGAGGAGCCAGTTCTTTACGATTTTTATCGACTTATGGTGATGACCCGAGTCTACCTAAAATCAATAAATTTGTTGGGATAGCAGCGCCATTTAATAACTTTGTGGAATTATCAAATGGAGAGACACTTGAAGCAGTCATCACGAATGGGCCGGCAATCCAAAGTGAAAGATACGCTGATTATGTCAGTGGCATCGATAAAGTACCCGTTGCAATGGACGTATTGATCATCGCAGGAGATGTGCAAGATGGTAGTTTAAGTGATGAAGCTGTTCCGGTAGCAGATGCTTTAAGTGTTGTTTCATTGTTCAAGGCACATGGCAATCAAGTAGAAGAGAAGATTTTTTACGGAAAATCAGCGCAGCACAGCCAATTACATGAAAATACAGAAGTTGATCAGCTTGTTACAGATTTTTTGTGGAACTAA
- the nusG gene encoding transcription termination/antitermination protein NusG — MESFEKNWYVLHTYSGYENKVKANIESRAQSMGMGDFIFRVVVPEETETEVKNGKSKEIVHKTFPGYVLVEMTMTDDSWYVVRNTPGVTGFVGSHGAGSKPAPLLQEEINHILRSIGMSTRQSDLDVALGDTVRIIEGAFSGLEGEVTEVDEERQKLKVNIDMFGRETSTELDFEQVDSI, encoded by the coding sequence ATGGAATCATTTGAAAAGAATTGGTATGTATTACATACGTACTCTGGCTATGAAAACAAAGTAAAAGCAAACATTGAATCACGTGCACAAAGCATGGGCATGGGAGATTTTATTTTCCGCGTCGTCGTTCCAGAAGAAACTGAAACAGAAGTCAAAAATGGTAAATCAAAAGAGATCGTTCATAAAACTTTCCCAGGTTATGTTTTGGTAGAAATGACGATGACAGATGATTCTTGGTATGTAGTCCGTAATACACCAGGTGTTACTGGGTTTGTCGGCTCACATGGTGCCGGAAGTAAACCAGCTCCTTTATTACAAGAAGAAATCAATCATATCTTGCGTTCGATTGGTATGAGCACACGTCAATCTGATTTGGATGTTGCACTAGGTGATACAGTCCGCATCATCGAAGGGGCCTTTTCTGGTCTTGAAGGTGAAGTAACTGAGGTTGATGAAGAACGTCAAAAATTAAAAGTGAATATCGATATGTTCGGTCGTGAAACAAGTACAGAATTAGACTTTGAGCAAGTAGATTCAATCTAA
- the secE gene encoding preprotein translocase subunit SecE: MKFLRSVKDEMKQVTWPSKKQLRKDTLVVIETSIIFAALFFVMDTVIQTAFGWILK; this comes from the coding sequence ATGAAATTTTTACGTAGTGTTAAAGATGAGATGAAGCAAGTGACTTGGCCATCTAAAAAACAATTACGCAAGGATACGTTGGTTGTTATCGAAACATCAATCATTTTTGCTGCATTATTCTTTGTAATGGATACAGTGATCCAAACAGCATTTGGTTGGATTCTTAAGTAA
- the rpmG gene encoding 50S ribosomal protein L33 translates to MATKKSALACSDCGSRNYSKAVSEGKRGERLEIKKFCKYCQKYTLHKETK, encoded by the coding sequence ATGGCAACAAAAAAATCAGCACTTGCTTGTTCAGATTGTGGCTCCAGAAACTATTCTAAAGCCGTCAGTGAAGGAAAACGTGGAGAACGGTTAGAAATCAAAAAATTCTGTAAATACTGTCAAAAATACACGTTACATAAAGAGACGAAATAG
- the cbpA gene encoding cyclic di-AMP binding protein CbpA, whose protein sequence is MLLKSVVIKKKNLTTVNESCTLEEALTILEDSGYRCVPILDESEKIFRGNIYKMHIYRHKANGGDMTLPVTYLLKNATKFIFVNTSFFKVFFTIKELPYIAVLDENNYFYGILTHSTLLNILAQSWNIERGSYVLTIATTGKQGDLAAMTKIIAKHSSIASCITLDIGEDEFIRRTLITLPAETSEETCAVIVENLERKNLKVVEIEDLQASAE, encoded by the coding sequence ATGTTATTAAAATCCGTTGTTATAAAAAAGAAAAATCTTACAACAGTCAATGAATCTTGTACTTTGGAAGAAGCATTAACCATCCTTGAAGATTCAGGTTATCGTTGTGTGCCGATCTTAGATGAATCGGAAAAGATTTTTAGAGGAAATATCTATAAAATGCACATCTACCGCCATAAAGCAAACGGTGGAGATATGACTTTACCAGTGACTTATTTATTAAAAAATGCAACTAAATTTATTTTTGTCAACACATCCTTTTTCAAAGTTTTCTTTACAATCAAAGAATTACCTTACATTGCTGTGTTAGATGAAAACAACTATTTTTATGGCATTTTAACGCACAGTACGTTATTGAATATTCTCGCTCAATCTTGGAATATTGAACGTGGTAGTTACGTTTTAACAATCGCTACAACAGGTAAACAAGGCGATCTAGCTGCCATGACGAAAATCATTGCAAAGCATAGCAGTATTGCCAGCTGTATTACTCTGGATATCGGTGAAGACGAGTTTATCCGCCGTACCTTGATTACTTTACCTGCAGAAACGTCTGAAGAGACCTGTGCAGTAATTGTTGAGAATTTAGAGCGTAAGAATCTTAAGGTCGTTGAGATCGAAGATTTGCAAGCAAGTGCTGAATAA
- the murB gene encoding UDP-N-acetylmuramate dehydrogenase, which translates to MNKIEMMNDLTEITLLFDEPLMNFTFTKTGGPVDVLAFPKSQAEVTTLVEYCRGHDIPWLVLGNASNLIVRDGGIRGMVIMLENMKQITVQENQIIVEAGAKLIDTTYVALEHDLTGFEFACGIPGSIGGAVYMNAGAYGGEIKDVFTSVDVLLEDGTIKTLKNEEMHFSYRHSTIQKMHCIVLEATFSLEKGEPNVIKSQMEELTELRESKQPLEYPSCGSVFKRPEGHFTGKLIQDAGLQGLKWGGAQISEKHAGFIVNIDHATATDYVELIAHIQQVIKEKFDVVLETEVRIIGEE; encoded by the coding sequence ATGAATAAAATTGAAATGATGAATGACTTAACCGAGATAACTTTACTATTTGATGAACCTTTGATGAATTTTACTTTTACTAAAACGGGTGGACCTGTAGATGTTTTGGCTTTTCCAAAATCCCAAGCTGAAGTAACGACCTTAGTTGAATATTGCCGTGGACACGATATTCCTTGGCTTGTTTTAGGGAATGCGAGCAATTTGATTGTTCGTGATGGCGGTATTCGCGGTATGGTGATCATGTTAGAGAACATGAAACAAATTACAGTTCAAGAAAACCAAATCATTGTTGAAGCTGGAGCAAAATTGATTGATACAACGTATGTTGCATTAGAGCATGATTTGACTGGTTTTGAATTTGCTTGTGGTATTCCAGGGAGTATTGGTGGAGCAGTCTATATGAACGCTGGAGCTTATGGTGGGGAAATCAAAGATGTTTTCACAAGTGTAGATGTTTTGTTAGAAGATGGAACCATCAAAACATTGAAGAATGAAGAGATGCACTTTTCATATCGTCACAGTACAATTCAAAAAATGCACTGTATTGTTTTAGAAGCAACTTTTTCTTTAGAAAAAGGTGAGCCCAATGTAATCAAGAGTCAAATGGAAGAGTTGACTGAACTTAGAGAGTCGAAACAACCATTAGAGTACCCTTCTTGTGGTAGCGTCTTTAAACGTCCGGAAGGACATTTTACTGGAAAATTAATTCAGGATGCTGGGCTACAAGGATTGAAGTGGGGCGGTGCTCAAATTTCAGAAAAGCACGCTGGCTTTATCGTGAATATCGATCACGCTACAGCGACTGATTATGTAGAATTGATTGCGCATATCCAACAAGTGATCAAAGAAAAATTTGATGTTGTCTTGGAAACAGAAGTCCGAATTATTGGTGAAGAATGA
- a CDS encoding Gfo/Idh/MocA family protein, with amino-acid sequence MKIGVIGLGNIAQKAYLPVYSQLRDQATFILSTRNEQTRKEISEKYGFNEIVSSTEELIQAGISACFVHAATNVHGQLVKQLLEAGIHVFVDKPLSENLAEVKEIQTLAAEKKLLLMVGFNRRFAPFVAELKAVENKNMLLIQKNRIASESTVNFVIYDLFLHVADTLVYLLDDDIRHVQTKIIEENNLLKRAFLQVETATTTAIASMNLYAGANTETYQLTSPDGTFVLENLTDFTFQNQFGTQLKKFGDWATTLEKRGFEQMVVEFITAVQTNDGTQLKQEKIFTSHELCAQMLRKHQEHIL; translated from the coding sequence ATGAAAATCGGTGTTATCGGTCTTGGAAATATCGCACAAAAAGCCTACTTACCTGTATATTCGCAACTAAGAGATCAAGCAACCTTTATTTTATCTACCAGAAATGAACAAACCCGCAAAGAAATCAGTGAAAAATACGGATTCAATGAAATAGTGTCTTCTACAGAAGAATTGATTCAAGCTGGAATATCTGCTTGCTTTGTTCATGCTGCAACCAACGTTCACGGGCAACTTGTCAAACAATTACTTGAAGCTGGTATCCATGTTTTTGTCGATAAACCTCTAAGTGAAAACTTAGCTGAAGTCAAAGAAATTCAAACACTAGCAGCAGAAAAAAAACTACTTTTAATGGTCGGTTTTAATCGTCGCTTTGCACCATTTGTAGCAGAATTAAAGGCTGTTGAAAATAAAAATATGCTATTGATCCAAAAAAATCGAATAGCTTCAGAGTCTACAGTTAATTTTGTGATCTATGATTTATTTTTACATGTTGCTGATACACTTGTCTATCTACTCGATGATGATATTCGACATGTCCAAACAAAAATCATCGAGGAAAATAATCTGTTAAAAAGAGCGTTTCTCCAAGTTGAAACAGCAACAACAACAGCGATTGCTTCTATGAACCTTTACGCTGGCGCAAACACTGAGACCTATCAGTTAACTAGTCCAGATGGAACCTTTGTTTTAGAGAATCTGACTGATTTCACGTTCCAAAATCAATTTGGAACCCAACTAAAAAAATTTGGTGATTGGGCAACGACTTTAGAGAAACGAGGCTTTGAGCAAATGGTGGTGGAATTTATCACAGCTGTTCAAACAAATGATGGGACACAGTTAAAACAAGAAAAAATCTTTACTAGTCATGAGCTTTGTGCGCAAATGTTGCGCAAGCATCAAGAACATATTTTATAG
- a CDS encoding barstar family protein encodes MCDSTTKEVIIDLKNVSTKENLQVLLKEKLDFPDYYGENWDAFWDTITGLVELPEKIIFEHWSDLEKSIPDEANSLKEMLHNFNKKYPMMKSEIKYK; translated from the coding sequence ATGTGCGATTCAACAACAAAGGAAGTTATTATAGATTTAAAAAATGTATCAACTAAAGAGAATTTACAGGTTTTATTAAAGGAAAAGCTTGATTTTCCTGATTATTATGGCGAAAACTGGGATGCTTTTTGGGATACTATAACTGGTTTAGTTGAATTACCAGAAAAAATAATATTTGAACATTGGTCAGATTTAGAAAAGTCTATTCCAGATGAAGCAAATTCTTTAAAAGAAATGCTTCACAACTTTAATAAAAAATACCCTATGATGAAATCTGAAATAAAGTATAAATAA